Below is a genomic region from Drosophila kikkawai strain 14028-0561.14 chromosome X, DkikHiC1v2, whole genome shotgun sequence.
aatttctaaggtttaagcttttgtttataaGACTTAAATGTccgattttctttttgtagaATTCCCAATTGAGATCTGATAATTGCTGGCCTGATAATACGATGATGAATGGCTTCGATATATTGTTTATCAAAAGTATACAACATGCAAGCTGACCACAGGTAAGGTCGTAAGCAAGGTGATTacttttctttgtttgttaattttatcCGCTTTATCAGTACGGTGGCTCAAACACCTGGAGAAATGCCAGCCTTTGAGGAAAGTCCAGCATGTTATCTATTCGTAAATGCTTTCGGTATATTTGCTTAATTGAAAAAATTGTGTGTTTATTTGTGGTTATTTGTTCTTTGTGTTGTCGAAGGCCAAAACATTGTGCGtctcaatatttttgcagacTTGAGAGTCATTTCAAGGGGTTTGAAATTAGTTGAAAAGGGGCCTAAGATATTGTTGTGTCTTATTTATCTTTTGACTTactaaaatatagttttcaattatttattttattatatttatttattaaaatagaatttttaaatatttattgaaaagttTATGCTCGATGGTAATAAACTCTACCCCTGGATTTTGACAGTGTTTTGCTCCCCCctctcaaaaattaaaaattaactaaaaaccagagcttgcaaataactgtcgaCGGGGTTTTTCCTGTGCTCTCGGTGCGAGCAAAACCGAAAAAGATcatactctctcgctctcgttcagagcaagggagttttgctgtcttcatttcggttttttgttgaacGCTTTTCGTTGAGCTCTTTTTGCTTCGGCCTTTCAATGAGCCGTGCGTAAAGAGCGGGACGAGAAACGTTCGCACACAGAGAGCCAGCAAAAGACCAAGGGACCGAACAGCTCAGCGCGAACGGTCTtcacctttgtttgttttttttttttatttatttatttttgtgaacaagtgtccatataacaaaatgctattaaaaagaatagaaaagttttagacaattttgtttttaaatcccAACTAAACGTTTAACGATTTGCTTGCCTATGCGTGTGAATGTATACCAATACATACGCAAAAGACTTTTGTCCACTGACCACGGTTCATGGGACAACCGAAACAAAgcagaatagaaaaaaacgagtTCGCTCTGAACGCGCGCGAGCTGATTCCAAGAACTCATGAACGGGTGCTCTCTGAGTCTTTTcgtaaagagtgagagagagacagatataTGCAGACAATTAGAAACGGTCGACAGTTTTTTGCAAGCTCTGCTAAAAACCCATTGCTCATAATCTCATGGTTTTATTGCAACCTTTAAAATTGGTTCTCTACATGTTGTCGATGCAGGAGTTGATGTTGGGCACAAAGGCGTTGCAGGAGCCGACCACGCTCTTGGTGGCGCTGGTGAAACAGGTGGCGGTGTTGGCGGGCAAATGGGCGGACTCATGGATAATGATGTTCATGCGGCGGATCAGGGTCAGGATGGCCCTGAAGAGCTTGAAGATGCACTTGCCGGTGTTCTTGGTGGCGGAAACCACGCCCcgagtggtggtggtggtgttgttgGAGGTGGCACAGAGCTGGGAGCGCAGGTGAATGATGTTGTCGCCAATGGTGACCATCTGCTTGGCATTGTTGACAATGGCCAGAACATCCTTGGGCACATTCAGGGTGCAGTGACCAACGTTGTCCACATAGCTAGTGCAGGCGCTCATCACATTGATCACCTCCTTGATGATGCAGTTGGTGCCATTGATGCCCTTGAGACCCTTCCACACGACATTCTTGCAGGCGCCAAAGAAGCCATAGGACTCCACATCCATGAACTCGCCATCC
It encodes:
- the LOC108082915 gene encoding uncharacterized protein, with the protein product MKVISLCLLVVASASFLLTTVSANAVESYDNISDLEWDVAALVSELVALEDMDGEFMDVESYGFFGACKNVVWKGLKGINGTNCIIKEVINVMSACTSYVDNVGHCTLNVPKDVLAIVNNAKQMVTIGDNIIHLRSQLCATSNNTTTTTRGVVSATKNTGKCIFKLFRAILTLIRRMNIIIHESAHLPANTATCFTSATKSVVGSCNAFVPNINSCIDNM